One Leishmania infantum JPCM5 genome chromosome 26 genomic window carries:
- a CDS encoding cell cycle regulation-like protein, whose amino-acid sequence MRLLGKAAHPDGSMEVRVSVGTAEDLWHLYNFILVGDLVLTKTRRKVPRENALGTLAAEMKMLNLEVEVKHIAFTPDELRIQGVNKKENNFVKTGAHHTLTIHASPPQEVRITKREWDSICEDRLKDACDESGKADTAAVLMSFGEAQVILVTRSFMHIKAKVEVTISKKHKSDGKARDRSIERFFKQSLDALATHVDFEKTKLVLLCSPGHVREEFHAYIKEVTQRADHGPLREVYLNLSKFLLVRVASTTISGLKEALSDPGVAQRMESTKCVDDIRMWEKFQDTMNKDPDRCVYTPQYVYYAAMAGAVGGLMISDNVFRSENPTERRFFLSLVNFVRQSGSSTVNVFSSKHVTGEQLTQLGSVAAVLRFSCPEIDDMEVVPEFLASKEVEEFIRANAAARVTV is encoded by the coding sequence ATGCGTCTCTTGGGCAAGGCTGCTCACCCGGATGGGTCGATGGAGGTGCGCGTCTCGGTCGGCACCGCAGAGGACTTGTGGCACCTGTACAACTTTATTCTCGTAGGCGATCTCGTTCTTACCAAGACACGCCGCAAGGTCCCGCGCGAGAACGCGCTTGGCACCCTCGCCGCAGAGATGAAGATGCTCAACCTTGAGGTGGAGGTGAAGCACATCGCCTTTACCCCGGACGAGCTGCGTATTCAAGGCGTGaacaagaaagaaaacaactTTGTGAAGACGGGTGCTCATCACACCCTCACCATTCACGCGAGTCCGCCTCAGGAGGTGCGGATCACTAAGCGAGAGTGGGACTCCATCTGCGAGGATCGCCTCAAGGACGCGTGCGACGAGTCCGGCAAAGCAGACACGGCTGCCGTGCTGATGAGCTTCGGCGAGGCCCAAGTCATTCTCGTGACGCGCTCCTTCATGCACATCAAAGCCAAGGTCGAGGTCACCATCTCGAAGAAGCACAAGAGCGATGGCAAGGCGCGTGACAGGAGCATCGAGCGCTTCTTTAAGCAGTCCCTTGATGCCCTCGCCACACATGTTGACTTCGAGAAGACGAAGCTCGTTCTGCTGTGCTCCCCGGGCCACGTGCGGGAAGAGTTCCACGCGTACATCAAGGAAGTCACCCAGCGCGCAGACCACGGCCCTCTCCGTGAAGTGTATCTCAACCTCTCCAAGTTCCTTCTCGTAAGGGTCGCGTCGACGACGATCAGCGGGCTCAAGGAGGCTCTCAGCGACCCTggtgtggcgcagcgcatggAGTCGACCAAGTGCGTCGACGACATCCGCATGTGGGAGAAGTTCCAGGATACAATGAACAAGGACCCAGACAGGTGCGTTTACACCCCACAGTACGTCTACTACGCCGCGATGGCCGGTGCTGTTGGCGGCCTCATGATTAGCGACAACGTCTTTCGCTCCGAAAACCCGACCGAGCGGCGCTTTTTCTTGTCCCTCGTGAACTTCGTGCGTCAGAGTGGATCGTCCACTGTGAACGTCTTCTCCAGCAAGCACGTCACCGGCGagcagctgacgcagctTGGCAGCgtagcggcggtgctgcggttTAGCTGCCCTGAGATTGATGACATGGAGGTGGTGCCAGAGTTTTTGGCCTccaaggaggtggaggagttCATTCGGGCGAACGCGGCCGCCCGCGTGACGGTCTAG
- the SIR2RP1 gene encoding NAD-dependent SIR2, with protein sequence MTASPRAPHQEHVLGEPTLEGLAHYIREKNVRRILVLVGAGASVAAGIPDFRSPDTGIYANLGKYNLEDPTDAFSLTLLREKPEIFYSIARELNLWPGHFQPTAVHHFIRLLQDEGRLLRCCTQNIDGLEKAAGVSPELLVEAHGSFAAAACIECHTPFSIEQNYLEAMSGTVSRCSTCGGIVKPNVVFFGENLPDAFFDALHHDAPIAELVIIIGTSMQVHPFALLPCVVPKSVPRVVMNRERVGGLLFRFPDDPLNTVHEDAVAKEGRSSSSQSRSPSASPRREEGGTEDSPSSPNEEVEEASTSSSSDGYGQYGDYHAHPDVCRDVLFRGDCQENVVTLAEYLGLSEALAKRMRLSDAAPATAQRAPNET encoded by the coding sequence ATGACAGCGTCTCCGAGAGCGCCACATCAGGAGCATGTCCTCGGAGAGCCGACCTTGGAAGGGCTTGCGCACTACATCAGGGAGAAGAATGTGCGGCGCATTCTCGTGCTCGTCGGAGCAGGCGCCAGTGTAGCTGCCGGCATCCCAGACTTTCGCTCACCTGACACCGGGATCTACGCCAACCTCGGCAAGTACAACCTCGAAGACCCGACCGATGCCTTTTCACTGACCCTTCTGCGCGAGAAGCCAGAGATATTCTACTCTATCGCACGGGAGCTGAACTTGTGGCCTGGGCACTTTCAGCCCACCGCGGTACATCACTTCATCCGACTGTTGCAAGACGAGGGCCGtctcctgcgctgctgcacgcagAACATTGACGGCCTGGAGAAGGCAGCGGGCGTGTCGCCGGAGCTCCTCGTCGAGGCGCATGGCTctttcgctgctgccgcctgcaTTGAATGCCACACACCATTCAGCATTGAGCAGAACTACCTGGAGGCGATGAGCGGTACGGTCTCCCGCTGCTCTACATGCGGCGGCATTGTGAAGCCCAACGTCGTTTTCTTTGGTGAAAATTTGCCGGACGCGTTCTtcgacgcgctgcaccacgacGCCCCGATCGCGGAGCTGGTCATCATCATCGGGACATCGATGCAGGTGCACCCGTTcgcgttgctgccgtgcgtCGTGCCCAAGTCAGTCCCGCGCGTTGTCATGAACCGTGAGCGAGTTGGcggcctcctcttccgctttCCTGATGACCCGCTCAACACCGTCCACGAGGATGCGGTTGCCAAGGAGGGAcgctcgtcctcttcgcAGAGTCGTTCCCCGTCCGCGTCGCCACGGcgcgaggaggggggaacAGAGGACAGCCCCTCGTCGCCAAACGAGGAGGTCGAAGAGGCGTCGACGTCCAGCTCGAGCGACGGCTACGGGCAGTACGGTGACTACCACGCCCACCCCGATGTCTGCCGGGATGTTCTCTTCCGCGGCGACTGCCAGGAGAACGTGGTGACGCTGGCGGAGTACCTGGGTCTGAGCGAGGCGCTGGCAAAGCGCATGCGCTTATCCGATGCAGCACCAGCTACTGCACAGAGGGCGCCGAATGAGACGTGA